One stretch of Armigeres subalbatus isolate Guangzhou_Male chromosome 2, GZ_Asu_2, whole genome shotgun sequence DNA includes these proteins:
- the LOC134214644 gene encoding protein Gemin2, whose product MDADVIQKQALAVDPPDEYFDPDLQPETGEQYLQKVIYERKHCPAVVVAKSSPKRRHNHLQQEIRSLTGSGAIPMDLVKNVAPRTLMPTKEWESIQNKKFAELRDTITGYRNGAHYQENLQKTHIYLNFENRKQLRDYCAKNQPFVRILLSIPQRNLEVLLEYLNEWLQEERSEEVSVEERIYRKDWITQWVYAILACIITPLEPYVHSVLRDIAKMCIAMRNDLGAEDELKVLPLNLLICIISKNFNQLDLGDNAEG is encoded by the exons ATGGATGCGGACGTTATTCAGAAGCAAGCCCTTGCCGTTGATCCACCGGACGAGTACTTTGATCCCGATCTGCAGCCTGAAACCGGAGAGCAATATCTTCAGAAGGTCATCTACGAGCGAAAACACTGTCCGGCCGTCGTAGTTGCAAAGTCGAGTCCCAAACGGCGTCACAACCATTTGCAACAAGAGATCAGGAGTTTGACCGGAAGCGGGGCCATTCCTATG GATCTTGTTAAAAATGTTGCGCCACGGACGCTGATGCCCACAAAGGAATGGGAATCGATTCAGAACAAAAAGTTTGCCGAGTTACGCGACACAATCACCGGCTACCGTAACGGAGCGCATTATCAGGAGAACCTGCAAAAAACGCACATCTATTTGAACTTTGAAAACCGGAAGCAGCTGCGCGATTACTGTGCCAAGAATCAGCCGTTCGTGCGAATTCTGCTCAGCATACCGCAGCGAAATTTGGAAGTGTTGCTCGAATACCTAAACGAGTGGCTCCAGGAGGAACGCAGCGAGGAGGTCTCGGTGGAGGAAAGGATCTACCGCAAGGACTGGATCACGCAGTGGGTCTACGCCATCCTGGCCTGCATCATCACCCCGCTGGAGCCGTACGTGCATAGTGTGCTGCGAGACATTGCCAAGATGTGTATCGCCATGCGGAACGATCTGGGCGCCGAGGACGAATTGAAGGTACTGCCACTGAACTTACTGATCTGTattatttcgaagaatttcaatcAACTCGACCTAGGCGATAACGCGGAGGGATAA